TTTTGCTGTGGGCAATAAACGTTCAAATACTAATTCGTGTTGGCCTTTTTTAGCTTTACCTATACTCTGCTGCTGGTTACCTTGTAGATGACCTTGATTAAGATAAAGGTGATTCGCGCCCTTTTTCTGGGATTTTAACGGGAACGCCGACAACACTAAATCTAACTTACCATCTTGGTTGCTATCGACTAATTTAGCCGCTCGGCCTCGTGTGCGCTCTACTAAGGTAAATTCATCACCACCCACAATTGAGCGATCTGCATTGACGGTGAATATTTTAGGATAACGAGGTTTTTTACCACCGCCGCCGCCTTGCGATACCACAATGTCCATTCGTCCATCATGGTCGTAATCACCTACTGCTATGCCGTGGGTATCGCCTAATACAAAATCGACAGGTTGTGAAAATACACCTTGGTTGTTCCAAAACAATCGCACCTTAGCCGCATGTTCGGTCAACAACATATCTTGGTAACCATCTTTGTCTAAATCTGCAATAACCGCTGCGTCCCATTTTCTACGAGCACGAGCCTCAAGAGGCGCTATATCGGTGGTTTCAACAAATAAAGTGTTTGTAGTGGGTTGAACACTTTGCTTATTAAAGCTAGGAGAATAGGCACTTTGACAGCCAAACAGGCACGTTAAAGCCATACCATAAAAACTGATGTGAGTTTTCATAACAGAGGTTTCCGAATGTAGATAACTAAGCTCTGCTGAGCGAATCTAACTTATTCGCCAGCTGAGGCATTATTAGAATTAATGTATTTGAGGTTTTAACAAGATCTTGCCTTCAATCGATTTATGATCAGCAGGCTTTTTACGATACATATCCATTCGATCAATATCGTAATTTTCAAATTTTCGCTTCAATAACCAACGAGGTCTCTCTAATGTCGACTCCCAAGCAAATAAGGTTTTAAACATGCTACGCACTAGCTCTGGCTCTTGTGCAGCCATATTTTCAACTTCTTGAATATCGCTAGTAATGTTATACAACTCAGCGGGGCGGTCAGGAAAACGGATTAACTTCCAGTCACCCATACGAATAGCCGCTCTTGCATCTTTTTTCCAATACAATAATTCGTGAGGACGACCTTCTTCGCTACCATTTAAATAAGGCAATAAATCAACACCATCTAGATGAGTCAAAGGTTTTACATCACCACCGGCCGCAGCAAAAAAAGTTGGTAACAAATCGAGTGTACTAACAGGATACGGATAATCAGTTCCGGGTTGTACTTTACCTGGCCACTTGATCACATATGGCACACGCACCCCACCTTCTAAATGATTCGATTTTGAACCACTAAGAGGGTAATTATCAGAAGCATTCTTGTCTGTTGGGCCACCATTGTCGTTTGTAAAAACCACAATGGTATTGTCGTCAATGCCCAACTCGGTAAGTTTATCCATAATTGCTCCAGACGCTCGATCCAGTGCTAAGGTCATAGCAGCTACGGTTTTACGATGCCCTTTTAACTTCGGAAATTTAGCTAAATCAGCAGGGTCAGCTTCCATAGGGGTATGCACAGCATTAAAAGACATAAATGCGAAAAAGGGTTTGTCTTGTTTGACTTGTCTTTCGATAAAATTATTAGCTTCATCGGCCAACACGTCAGTTAAATAACCTTGATGTTCTTTATAGATACCAAAACCTTGTTCTAAGCGATCCAATTCATGGGCAGGCTTTTTGTCTTTGTTATAAGCGTAGTAGCTACGAGCCCCACCTCTAAATCCATAAAACTCATCAAAACCGCGTTTAGTGGGGTGAAATTTGTCATCGCCACCTATGTGCCATTTACCATAAAATGCGGTGGCATATCCTTGTTGTTGTAGGTATTCACCCATAGTCACCTCTGATAGAGGAACGCCCATTTCGCGGCCATCAACGGCGGAGTTTTCACTCATATAACCAGGCACATTGTTTTCTTCAAAACCAAATCGTTGTTGATAACGACCGGTCATTAAACCGGCTCGTGAAGGCCCACAAGTAGGGTCTGAGACGTAACCTTGCTCAAAACGTACTCCTTGTGAAGCCAGCTTATCGAGGTTAGGGGTAATCATGACTTGGCTACCTTGAAAGCCAAAATCGGCAAAGCCAGCATCATCAGAAAACAACAATACGATATTCGGTTTTTTATTCGTTTTTTGCTCTGCATTCACTAATGGCATAGCCAGTAAAGTTGATACAGTTAAGCCAAGTAATACTTTAAGTTTTAAAGATAACTTCATCATCATTTCCGCGCTTAATCGTTAACTAAAATCGAAACACGTTTATTGGTAAAATACTCACTCATACTATATTTAGAGCAGTCTTTACCCACACCACTTTGCTTCAACCCACCATGAGGTAATTGCACCGAATAATGTACTTCGTTGACACATACACTACCGGCTTGAATCCCAGATGCAGCCTGTAAACCACGTTTAAGGTTAGTGGTATACACATAAGCACTTAGGCCATAATCGCAATCGTTAGCCAAAGCAATAATGTCGTCTTTATCTGAGAAAGGAATAACAGCCAATACTGGGCCGAAGATTTCATCGCTGACGATTTCCATGTCTAGATCCACATTCGACAATATGGTTGGTTGCATAAAAAAGCCATCAGGATGAGACTCAGGAATACCGCCGCCCAACACAACGTTCGCGCCACTTTCTACAGCTGCATTTACTCGGGCGAGAATGCTCGAACGTTCTTTTTCGCTACTCAAAGGCCCCATCAATCTGCCTTCAGCTCGGCCTACACCTAAGGTCAAACCTTGAGCATGAGCTTTTGCTGTGGCGACAAATTCAGCGTACACAGACTCATGCACAAAACAACGATTCGGTGACACACATACCTGACCAGAATTAGCATATTTTAAATCCACTATGTTGTGCGCAGCTTTAGTCACGTCAGCATCGTCATACACAATAACAGGAGCATTGCCACCCAGTTCAACTGAGAAATGCTTCACGCTAGTACAAGCGGTTTGCATACATTTCACACCAGATGCAGTAGAGCCAATCATAGTAAACATAGAAGTAATTTTGCTGGTCAACAAAGGGTTAGTCACTTCGTAGTTATCGCTTGAAATCACATTGATAACACCAGCCGGGAAACCAATTTGATGGGCAAGTTCTGCACATAACAAGGTCGCCAGTGGCGTAACTTGCGAAGGTTTGATAATGGCGCTACAACCAGATGCCAATGACGGCCCTAATTTGTAACCTAAATTTAACAATGGGAAATTCCATGCCAAATAACCCACGACCACACCAAGTGATTGACGCTGAATGTAATGATGAAAACGACCATCAGGATCAACAATTACCGGCTGCTCAATACGCTTAGCTTCTTCGATGAAGAACTTTAAGCAGTCAATTAACATGCCAAAATCGTATTCAGCATTATCTAAAGGTTTGCCTGTTTCGGCGATCAATAAATCAACAATTTTATCTTTGTTTTGTTGCAATAAAGCAGAGTAGTCCATGATCAAAGCTTCACGCTCGTTTAAAGACATTTTTGACCATACATCAAATCCGGCTTCAGCCCCTTCTAAGGCGGCAGTCACTTGCTCTGGATCCATATCTGGTGCATGACCTAACACTTTTCCAGTGGCAGGATTAAGCACGGCAAAGGTTTTGTTTGAACTGACTAATTCGCCATTAATCAACATTTTATATTCTGCATTCATTATTTTGTTTCCGTTGTACATACGTCAAATTCTTTTAAGGCATTTAAGTCAATTTTCACACCTAAACCGGGGCCGGTAGGCACAGTTGCATGACCATTTTTCACTTCTACTTCTACTGAATATAGGTTATCTCGCAGCGGG
The sequence above is a segment of the Paraglaciecola sp. L3A3 genome. Coding sequences within it:
- a CDS encoding sulfatase, translating into MMMKLSLKLKVLLGLTVSTLLAMPLVNAEQKTNKKPNIVLLFSDDAGFADFGFQGSQVMITPNLDKLASQGVRFEQGYVSDPTCGPSRAGLMTGRYQQRFGFEENNVPGYMSENSAVDGREMGVPLSEVTMGEYLQQQGYATAFYGKWHIGGDDKFHPTKRGFDEFYGFRGGARSYYAYNKDKKPAHELDRLEQGFGIYKEHQGYLTDVLADEANNFIERQVKQDKPFFAFMSFNAVHTPMEADPADLAKFPKLKGHRKTVAAMTLALDRASGAIMDKLTELGIDDNTIVVFTNDNGGPTDKNASDNYPLSGSKSNHLEGGVRVPYVIKWPGKVQPGTDYPYPVSTLDLLPTFFAAAGGDVKPLTHLDGVDLLPYLNGSEEGRPHELLYWKKDARAAIRMGDWKLIRFPDRPAELYNITSDIQEVENMAAQEPELVRSMFKTLFAWESTLERPRWLLKRKFENYDIDRMDMYRKKPADHKSIEGKILLKPQIH
- a CDS encoding aldehyde dehydrogenase, which encodes MNAEYKMLINGELVSSNKTFAVLNPATGKVLGHAPDMDPEQVTAALEGAEAGFDVWSKMSLNEREALIMDYSALLQQNKDKIVDLLIAETGKPLDNAEYDFGMLIDCLKFFIEEAKRIEQPVIVDPDGRFHHYIQRQSLGVVVGYLAWNFPLLNLGYKLGPSLASGCSAIIKPSQVTPLATLLCAELAHQIGFPAGVINVISSDNYEVTNPLLTSKITSMFTMIGSTASGVKCMQTACTSVKHFSVELGGNAPVIVYDDADVTKAAHNIVDLKYANSGQVCVSPNRCFVHESVYAEFVATAKAHAQGLTLGVGRAEGRLMGPLSSEKERSSILARVNAAVESGANVVLGGGIPESHPDGFFMQPTILSNVDLDMEIVSDEIFGPVLAVIPFSDKDDIIALANDCDYGLSAYVYTTNLKRGLQAASGIQAGSVCVNEVHYSVQLPHGGLKQSGVGKDCSKYSMSEYFTNKRVSILVND